In one window of Cynocephalus volans isolate mCynVol1 chromosome 6, mCynVol1.pri, whole genome shotgun sequence DNA:
- the THUMPD1 gene encoding THUMP domain-containing protein 1, whose protein sequence is MATPVQQPPQPGGGKRKGKAQYVQAKRARRCDTGGPRQLEPGLQGILITCNMNERKCVEEAYSLLSEYGDDLYGPEKFTDKDQQPSGSEDDDDVEAALKKEVDDIKASTEMKLRRFQSVESGANNVVFIRTLGIEPEKLVHHILQDMYKTKKKKTRVILRMLPISGTCKAFLEDMKKYAETFLEPWFKAPNKGTFQIVYKSRNNSHMNREEVIKELAGIVGSLNSENKVNLTNPQYTVVVEIIKVVCCLSVVKDYMLFRKYNLQEVVKIGKDMSQLKPKEGKNVKEAKLEFGDKLNQNDPTEGKNNQQVIPENSEELGQAKPVSEMQGVNEGGTKPELASQITEGSKSSEGDLS, encoded by the exons ATGGCGACCCCCGTGCAACAGCCCCCGCAGCCTGGCGGCGGGAAGCGCAAAGGCAAGGCGCAGTACGTGCAGGCCAAGCGGGCTCGGCGCTGCGACACCGGCGGGCCGCGGCAGCTGGAACCCGGGCTGCAAGGCATCCTCATCACCTGCAACATGAACGAGCGCAAGTGCGTGGAGGAGGCCTATAGCTTGCTCAGCGAGTACGGAGACGACTTGTACGGGCCAGAGAAG TTTACAGACAAGGACCAGCAGCCCTCTGGAAGTGAAGACGACGACGATGTGGAGGCTGCCTTGAAGAAAGAAGTTGATGACATTAAGGCATCTACAGAGATGAAGCTAAGAAGATTCCAGTCAGTGGAGAGTGGGGCAAATAATGTAGTCTTCATCAGGACACTTGGGATAG aaccTGAGAAATTGGTGCATCATATTCTGCAAGATATGTACAAAACCAAGAAGAAGAAGACTCGGGTTATTTTACGTATGTTACCCATCTCAGGCACATGCAAGGCTTTCttagaagatatgaaaaaatatgcaGAAACATTTCTGGAACCCTGGTTTAAAGCTCCAAACAAAGGGACATTTCAAATTGTGTACAAATCTCGAAATAACAGTCACATGAATAGAGAAGAAGTTATCAAGGAATTGGCAG GAATAGTGGGCAGCcttaattcagaaaataaagtgAATCTCACCAATCCACAGTACACAGTGGTCGTAGAAATCATCAAAGTCGTCTGTTGCTTGAGTGTCGTGAAAGATTACATGTTGTTCAGAAAATACAATCTCCAGGAGGTGGTGAAGATTGGTAAGGATATGTCACAGCTTAAACCAAAGGagggaaaaaatgtgaaagaagcTAAATTAGAATTCGGTgacaaattaaatcaaaatgacccaacagaaggaaaaaataaccaGCAAGTGATACCAGAGAATAGCGAGGAGCTAGGGCAGGCAAAACCAGTGTCTGAGATGCAGGGGGTGAATGAGGGAGGTACTAAACCTGAACTTGCAAGTCAAATCACAGAAGGATCCAAGTCAAGTGAAGGTGACCTCTCATAG